In Oceanobacillus sp. FSL K6-2867, one DNA window encodes the following:
- the recN gene encoding DNA repair protein RecN, which translates to MLTELSIRDFAIIEQISITFNEGLTVLTGETGAGKSIIIDAIQLLAGGRGSVEYVRHQAKKAEIEGLFIIENKNHPIYSVGNQYGIEISDNQVVLQRIITGSGKSICRVNSKLVTLAILREFGKTLIDIHSQHETQSLMDADNHLEFLDLYEPKLIAKAKEAYLEHYDKLVRLKSRYKKLNDNEQEMAHRLDLLEFQIKELEQANLSPDEDIQLEEERKALANYERIHTALHDAYHALYGEQRGLDWLNQAQLSLQENSKFNDYIAEKSEDFSNHYYALEELTYELRNHIDTLQFDPERLNEIESRLDEINRLKRKYGDTVNEIIGYMATIEEEIEQITNKDSHLNALLEQIEETEKDAMLEAQHLHELRKNAADCLTEDIHAEMKELYLEKATFAIAFDEKYNTKAHLHKNGFDRVRFLISTNRGEPLKDLTKVASGGELSRIMLALKNIFSKHQGITSVIFDEVDTGVSGRVAQAIAEKIYQISNDSQVLCITHLPQVAAMADTHKFIEKNEKDNRTATSVKELSETEQMEELSRMITGTKLTETAKEHAKEMLELANAFKSNL; encoded by the coding sequence ATGCTTACAGAGCTGTCTATTCGGGATTTTGCAATCATCGAACAAATTTCCATAACGTTTAATGAAGGTCTTACCGTTTTGACTGGTGAAACTGGTGCTGGAAAATCGATAATAATTGATGCTATACAGTTACTAGCTGGAGGAAGAGGATCTGTAGAATATGTCAGGCATCAAGCGAAAAAAGCTGAAATAGAAGGTTTATTTATAATTGAAAATAAAAACCATCCAATATATTCTGTTGGTAATCAATATGGAATTGAAATATCGGATAATCAAGTGGTATTACAACGTATTATCACTGGGTCCGGAAAAAGTATATGTCGTGTGAATAGCAAGCTAGTCACACTTGCAATATTACGTGAATTTGGAAAGACGCTAATCGATATCCATAGCCAGCATGAAACACAATCATTGATGGATGCGGACAATCATTTGGAATTTCTTGACCTCTATGAGCCGAAATTGATTGCAAAAGCGAAAGAAGCATATTTGGAGCATTATGATAAGTTAGTTCGCTTAAAAAGCAGATATAAAAAGTTAAATGATAATGAACAGGAGATGGCTCACCGTTTAGACCTATTAGAATTTCAGATAAAAGAGCTTGAACAAGCAAATCTCAGTCCTGATGAAGATATACAGCTCGAAGAAGAAAGAAAAGCACTTGCGAATTATGAGCGAATCCATACTGCTTTACATGACGCATACCATGCTCTATACGGTGAACAAAGAGGTTTAGACTGGTTAAATCAGGCACAGCTTAGTCTGCAGGAAAACAGTAAATTTAATGATTATATAGCAGAGAAATCAGAGGATTTTTCTAACCATTATTATGCATTGGAAGAGCTGACATATGAGCTGCGCAATCATATCGATACACTTCAATTCGATCCAGAGCGCTTGAATGAAATCGAGTCGAGACTGGATGAAATTAACAGGCTGAAACGAAAATATGGCGATACGGTAAATGAAATTATCGGATACATGGCAACAATAGAAGAAGAGATTGAGCAGATAACGAATAAGGATTCGCACTTAAACGCTTTGCTTGAACAGATTGAGGAAACTGAAAAGGATGCTATGCTTGAGGCGCAGCATCTCCATGAACTCAGAAAAAATGCTGCAGATTGTCTGACCGAAGATATACATGCTGAAATGAAGGAGCTTTATTTAGAAAAGGCTACTTTTGCAATTGCATTTGATGAGAAATATAATACGAAAGCTCATCTGCATAAAAATGGATTTGACCGTGTTCGTTTTCTCATTTCAACCAATCGCGGCGAACCGCTGAAGGATTTAACGAAGGTAGCTTCTGGTGGAGAGCTTTCACGTATTATGCTTGCATTAAAAAATATATTTTCCAAGCATCAAGGCATTACAAGTGTTATATTTGATGAAGTTGACACTGGTGTCAGCGGACGGGTGGCACAAGCAATTGCTGAAAAGATTTATCAAATCTCAAATGATTCTCAAGTATTATGCATAACCCACTTACCACAGGTGGCTGCTATGGCAGATACCCATAAATTTATTGAGAAAAATGAAAAGGATAATCGAACTGCAACAAGTGTAAAGGAACTTTCTGAAACAGAACAAATGGAAGAATTAAGCCGAATGATTACAGGAACAAAATTAACAGAAACCGCGAAAGAGCATGCAAAAGAAATGCTTGAGCTTGCAAATGCATTTAAATCAAATTTATAA
- the argR gene encoding transcriptional regulator ArgR yields the protein MSKVQRHIKIRELITENEIETQDELVAQLKAAGYNVTQATVSRDIKELHLVKVPTSSNRYKYSLPADQRFNPLDKLKRLIIDAFVKIEHASHFIVLRTLPGNAHAVGVLIDNLDWKEIMGTICGDDTCLIICRTPEQAEEIKDRFIDML from the coding sequence ATGAGTAAAGTTCAACGTCATATTAAAATTCGGGAGCTGATTACGGAAAATGAAATTGAAACACAGGATGAACTAGTAGCTCAATTAAAAGCAGCAGGTTATAATGTGACACAAGCAACCGTATCGAGAGATATTAAAGAGCTTCACCTTGTAAAAGTTCCAACATCAAGCAATCGATACAAATATAGTTTACCTGCAGATCAGCGGTTTAACCCATTAGATAAACTAAAGCGTTTAATTATAGATGCCTTTGTAAAAATAGAGCATGCAAGTCATTTTATTGTACTCCGTACATTACCAGGGAATGCACATGCAGTTGGTGTTCTTATTGATAATTTAGATTGGAAAGAAATAATGGGAACGATTTGTGGTGATGATACATGCTTAATTATTTGTAGAACACCGGAACAGGCAGAAGAGATAAAAGACCGATTTATTGATATGCTTTAA
- a CDS encoding TlyA family RNA methyltransferase, whose translation MAKIRLDELLVEKELIENLDKAKRVIMAGQVFSNQVRLDKPGMKIDSHIPLTLKKKTLPYVGRGGLKLEKALSYFSIDASGRVFIDIGSSTGGFTDCALQQGAKLSYAIDVGYNQLDWKLRSDERVIVMERTNFRHVTVDMLKNGVPDLASIDVSFISLKLILPVLSGLLAKNSDVIALIKPQFEARKEQVGNKGIVRDPLVHQEVLKKTIDFAENEGYQTLNLTYSPITGGEGNIEFLVHFGWKKENPLMDNEPILIAKTVENAHQILYPSN comes from the coding sequence ATGGCTAAAATAAGACTGGATGAATTATTAGTCGAAAAAGAACTGATCGAAAACTTGGACAAAGCTAAGCGTGTGATAATGGCTGGTCAGGTTTTTTCAAACCAAGTGCGCTTAGACAAACCAGGGATGAAAATTGATTCCCATATCCCTTTAACGTTAAAAAAGAAAACTTTGCCTTACGTTGGTCGTGGAGGGCTAAAATTAGAAAAGGCATTAAGTTATTTTTCTATAGACGCAAGCGGACGAGTATTTATTGATATTGGTTCTTCTACTGGAGGCTTTACTGATTGTGCGTTGCAACAAGGGGCGAAGTTAAGCTATGCGATTGATGTTGGTTATAATCAGCTTGACTGGAAGCTGAGAAGTGATGAGCGTGTTATTGTTATGGAGCGAACAAACTTTCGACATGTGACAGTAGATATGTTAAAAAATGGAGTACCAGATCTAGCGTCAATTGATGTATCATTTATCTCCTTAAAACTCATTCTTCCTGTACTTAGTGGCTTATTAGCAAAAAATAGTGATGTGATTGCATTAATAAAACCACAGTTTGAAGCTAGGAAAGAGCAAGTCGGGAACAAAGGAATCGTTCGAGATCCTTTGGTGCACCAGGAAGTTTTGAAAAAAACTATCGATTTTGCCGAAAATGAAGGGTATCAAACACTAAACCTGACCTATTCCCCAATTACAGGAGGGGAAGGAAATATCGAATTTCTTGTACATTTTGGATGGAAAAAAGAGAATCCACTAATGGATAACGAACCAATCTTGATTGCTAAAACAGTGGAAAATGCGCACCAAATTCTGTACCCCAGCAACTGA